A genomic segment from Pseudomonadota bacterium encodes:
- the folE gene encoding GTP cyclohydrolase I FolE — protein MRSKPTTSRRSLAVASPRPAKEEAEEAVRILLRWAGDDPAREGLRDTPDRVTRAYQEYFSGYKEDPVEFLQNIFEETDGYDEMVVLRNVRFESHCEHHVAPIIGVAHVAYLPNHRVVGISKLARVVEVYAKRLQIQEKMTVQVATAIHDVLEPKGVAVVIEAEHECMTTRGIHKPGVAMITSHMIGAFRDDPTTRREFLAMISQPRGLQSTAS, from the coding sequence ATGAGATCAAAGCCGACCACGTCCCGTCGCTCGCTTGCCGTCGCCTCGCCGCGGCCGGCGAAAGAAGAGGCGGAGGAGGCCGTCCGCATCTTGCTCCGCTGGGCCGGTGACGACCCGGCCCGCGAGGGGCTTCGGGACACGCCGGATCGCGTGACGCGGGCCTATCAGGAATATTTCTCCGGCTATAAGGAAGACCCGGTCGAGTTTCTTCAGAACATCTTCGAGGAGACGGACGGCTACGACGAGATGGTCGTGCTGCGCAACGTTCGTTTTGAATCGCACTGCGAACATCACGTTGCCCCGATCATTGGCGTTGCGCATGTTGCCTACCTGCCGAATCATCGCGTCGTCGGGATAAGCAAACTGGCCCGCGTCGTCGAGGTCTACGCCAAGCGGCTACAGATTCAGGAAAAAATGACCGTCCAGGTCGCAACCGCCATTCACGATGTTCTGGAACCGAAAGGCGTGGCTGTCGTGATCGAGGCAGAACACGAATGCATGACAACGCGCGGCATTCACAAGCCGGGTGTCGCAATGATCACCAGCCATATGATTGGCGCGTTTCGCGACGACCCGACAACCCGGCGCGAGTTTCTGGCGATGATTAGCCAGCCGCGGGGATTGCAATCCACCGCTTCGTGA
- a CDS encoding Mur ligase family protein → MTRTVDPILERLSALHPKAIDLSLHRIRRLLATLGHPEAMLPPVVHVAGTNGKGSVVAFLGAILEAGGLRVHRYTSPHLVRFHERICLASRPIGEADLLRLLKRCEGANEGKPITFFEITTAAAFLAFAEARTAADALLLETGLGGRLDATNLVPRPLLVVLTPIAIDHTQYLGTTLSEIAAEKAAILKPGVPAVVGPQTAAAARVIEAQAAATGSLLFREGREWRAEKTASGMIYREGGLEIALPPPALPGDHQIANAGTALAAARRLERFAIGPRALAEGLRQAKWPARLQRIGEGPLADLLPPGAELWLDGGHNPAAAEALAAWAKAGGRPLFLIVGMLNTKDPVRFLQALAPQAAALAAVPIRKSAAALPPAELVAAARRAGIAKAWVADSPAAAIRGFVKSESQPKILIAGSLYLAGEVLEAMEEAMEEGTASAGSGGIG, encoded by the coding sequence TTGACGCGGACGGTAGACCCGATTCTCGAACGGTTATCGGCGCTTCACCCGAAAGCAATTGATCTTTCGCTGCATCGGATAAGGCGCCTGCTCGCCACCCTTGGCCACCCGGAGGCTATGCTGCCGCCCGTCGTGCACGTGGCGGGCACCAATGGGAAAGGTTCCGTCGTCGCTTTCTTAGGCGCGATCCTAGAGGCGGGCGGCCTTCGCGTGCATCGCTATACATCTCCCCATCTCGTTCGTTTTCACGAACGGATTTGCCTGGCGAGCCGCCCGATAGGGGAGGCGGATCTTCTCCGCCTGCTTAAGCGTTGCGAGGGGGCGAACGAAGGCAAACCTATCACCTTCTTCGAGATCACGACCGCCGCCGCCTTTCTCGCCTTCGCGGAAGCGAGGACGGCGGCCGACGCGCTGCTTCTCGAAACCGGTCTCGGCGGCCGGCTGGACGCAACGAACCTCGTGCCGCGCCCCCTCCTTGTAGTGCTGACGCCGATCGCCATCGATCATACGCAGTATCTCGGCACCACCCTTTCGGAAATCGCCGCCGAGAAGGCGGCAATCTTAAAGCCCGGCGTGCCCGCTGTCGTCGGCCCGCAAACCGCGGCGGCGGCACGGGTGATCGAAGCGCAAGCCGCGGCGACGGGATCGCTCCTTTTCCGGGAGGGCCGCGAATGGCGAGCCGAGAAAACCGCGTCCGGCATGATCTATCGGGAAGGGGGCCTGGAAATCGCCCTGCCGCCGCCCGCCCTTCCCGGCGATCACCAGATCGCGAACGCCGGCACCGCCCTTGCCGCCGCCCGCCGGCTCGAACGCTTTGCCATCGGCCCGCGCGCCTTGGCCGAAGGCCTGCGGCAGGCGAAATGGCCGGCACGCCTGCAGCGGATCGGCGAAGGGCCGCTCGCCGACCTTTTACCGCCCGGCGCTGAGCTTTGGCTGGACGGCGGCCACAACCCGGCCGCTGCGGAAGCCTTGGCGGCCTGGGCAAAGGCGGGGGGGCGCCCGCTTTTTCTTATCGTCGGCATGCTGAACACGAAGGACCCGGTTCGCTTTTTGCAGGCGCTGGCGCCCCAGGCAGCCGCCCTGGCCGCGGTGCCGATCCGGAAAAGTGCCGCCGCCCTTCCGCCGGCGGAGTTGGTGGCGGCGGCCCGCCGCGCCGGAATCGCCAAGGCTTGGGTTGCGGACAGCCCGGCTGCTGCCATTCGCGGATTCGTGAAAAGCGAGTCGCAACCGAAGATTCTGATCGCCGGCTCGCTTTACCTGGCGGGCGAGGTGCTGGAAGCGATGGAAGAAGCGATGGAAGAAGGGACGGCGAGCGCCGGTTCCGGCGGGATCGGCTGA
- a CDS encoding RecX family transcriptional regulator — protein sequence MLRSMAGSSQKEKPAGKGRKPPRGPKRVTPTYLENAALFYLGRTAASVAHFRRVLMNKVRRSASFHGTDVEEGAAIVEDLIKRYVRSGLLNDAAYAEAKVTQLHRKGLALRRIHADLRTKGVEAEAIGGAVAKLREGTAAPDLAAAIAYVRRRRLGPCRPSAERPGRHARDLAALARAGFSYEVAQKVLAAKDVEALEALREEEDA from the coding sequence ATGCTTCGTTCGATGGCGGGGTCTTCGCAAAAAGAAAAGCCGGCGGGAAAAGGGCGCAAGCCCCCGCGTGGGCCGAAGCGCGTCACGCCTACCTATCTCGAAAACGCCGCCCTTTTCTATCTTGGACGCACCGCCGCGTCCGTCGCCCATTTCCGGCGCGTGCTGATGAACAAGGTCCGCCGCTCGGCCAGCTTTCACGGCACGGACGTCGAGGAAGGCGCTGCGATCGTCGAGGATTTGATCAAGCGCTATGTGCGCTCGGGCCTGCTCAACGACGCAGCTTACGCGGAAGCCAAGGTCACCCAGTTGCATCGCAAGGGCCTGGCGCTTCGCCGCATCCACGCGGACTTGCGGACGAAAGGGGTCGAGGCCGAGGCAATCGGCGGGGCGGTTGCCAAGCTCCGCGAAGGGACCGCGGCGCCGGACCTGGCCGCCGCCATCGCCTATGTGCGCCGCCGGCGCTTGGGTCCCTGCCGGCCGTCGGCGGAAAGGCCGGGCCGCCATGCGCGCGACTTGGCGGCGCTGGCGCGGGCGGGGTTTTCCTACGAAGTTGCACAAAAGGTTCTGGCTGCGAAAGACGTTGAGGCCCTTGAGGCGCTGCGCGAGGAGGAAGACGCCTAA
- a CDS encoding TrkH family potassium uptake protein encodes MLDFRPIFFVIGVLLTTLAVAMAVPAATDALAGNEDWLVFAVSSGFTLFTGGALVLACRVTKLHLTIRQAFLLTTLSWLAITVFAALPLAFANLGLSYTDAFFEAMSGLTTTGSTVIVGLNYAPPGILLWRGILQWLGGIGIIVMAMAVLPFLQVGGMRLFQLESSDKFEKALPRIAQILSGIVIIYSSLVALCAFSLRALGMSWLEAVVHAMATLSTGGFSTADASIGYFHNPAIEWTITVFMLLGGLPFVLYLRAVRGDLLPLVRDSQARWFLGAVLFYVLLMAGWLWAMHGYAVEEALRYAAFNVVSIMTTTGFVTASYDLWGSFALILFFLLMFVGGCAGSSVGSIKIFRYQVLYAAMQAQTKRLLHPHGVFVPYYNRRPVSESVIFSVLSFIFLFMLCFVVLAAGLGLLGLDFLTATSGAATAMANVGPGLGSVIGPDGNFAHLPDAAKWLLAAGMLLGRLEIFTVLVLFAPHFWRD; translated from the coding sequence TTGCTCGACTTCCGGCCCATTTTTTTCGTTATCGGTGTTTTGCTGACGACGCTCGCGGTGGCGATGGCGGTGCCGGCGGCGACCGATGCGCTGGCCGGGAACGAGGACTGGCTGGTTTTCGCGGTTTCCTCCGGCTTTACCCTGTTCACCGGGGGCGCGTTGGTCCTCGCCTGCCGTGTGACCAAGCTACACCTGACGATCCGCCAGGCTTTTTTGCTGACGACGCTGAGCTGGCTTGCGATCACGGTCTTCGCCGCCCTGCCGCTGGCCTTTGCGAATCTCGGCCTTTCCTACACGGACGCCTTCTTCGAGGCGATGTCGGGGCTGACGACGACCGGCTCGACCGTCATCGTCGGCCTTAACTACGCGCCGCCCGGGATTCTGCTTTGGCGGGGGATCCTGCAATGGCTGGGCGGCATCGGGATCATCGTGATGGCGATGGCCGTCCTGCCGTTCCTGCAGGTGGGCGGCATGCGCCTTTTCCAGTTGGAAAGCTCGGATAAGTTCGAGAAAGCGTTGCCGCGTATCGCCCAGATTTTAAGCGGCATCGTCATCATTTACAGTAGTTTGGTCGCGCTCTGCGCCTTTTCCCTTCGGGCGTTGGGGATGAGTTGGTTGGAAGCCGTTGTTCATGCGATGGCGACGCTGTCGACGGGCGGCTTCTCCACCGCGGATGCTTCCATCGGCTATTTTCACAACCCCGCGATCGAGTGGACGATCACCGTCTTCATGCTGCTCGGCGGTCTACCCTTTGTTCTTTACCTGCGGGCCGTCCGCGGCGACTTGCTTCCCCTTGTGCGCGACAGCCAGGCGCGCTGGTTCCTGGGCGCCGTTCTTTTCTATGTCCTGCTGATGGCCGGCTGGTTGTGGGCAATGCACGGCTATGCGGTGGAAGAGGCCCTTCGCTACGCGGCCTTCAACGTCGTTTCCATCATGACGACGACCGGCTTTGTGACGGCAAGCTATGATCTCTGGGGCAGCTTCGCCCTGATCCTTTTCTTCCTGCTCATGTTCGTGGGCGGCTGCGCCGGCTCATCGGTCGGCAGCATTAAAATCTTCCGCTACCAGGTGCTGTACGCGGCCATGCAGGCGCAGACGAAGCGCCTGCTGCATCCCCACGGCGTGTTCGTGCCTTACTACAACCGCCGGCCGGTTTCCGAATCCGTCATCTTTTCGGTCTTAAGCTTCATCTTTCTTTTCATGCTGTGCTTCGTCGTGCTGGCGGCGGGCCTTGGCCTGCTTGGTCTCGACTTCCTGACGGCGACGTCGGGGGCGGCGACGGCGATGGCGAACGTAGGTCCCGGGCTCGGCAGCGTGATCGGGCCGGACGGCAATTTCGCCCATCTGCCGGACGCGGCGAAATGGCTGCTGGCGGCGGGCATGTTGCTCGGCCGGCTTGAAATCTTCACGGTGCTGGTGCTGTTCGCCCCGCACTTCTGGCGCGATTGA
- the metZ gene encoding O-succinylhomoserine sulfhydrylase, giving the protein MAERKPDQENWRPSTKLVRGGQRRTQFQETCEPLFLTSGYVYDEAAQAEMAFKGELDRYIYSRFKNPTVAMFEERMALLEGAEVCHATATGMAAVFGAFAGYLRAGDRLVVSRALFGACRYVACDVMPRYGVEVAVVDGTDLDQWKRALSQKTKLVFIESPSNPTLEIIDIPAVAKLAHKAGAKLIVDNVFATPVLQSPFELGADIVVYSATKHIDGQGRCLGGAILCSAEFSEENYMRFLRNTGPALSPFNAWLLLKGLETLVLRVEKHCENARKIAAFLEKERRVTKLCYPGFPSHPQYALAKAQMKDAGSVISFEINGGKKEAFRFLDSLKLIDISNNLGDTKSLITHPATTTHQNVEKEERLRMGIGENLIRISIGLEDPEDLQEDLAQAFETL; this is encoded by the coding sequence ATGGCGGAACGGAAACCCGATCAGGAAAACTGGCGGCCCAGCACGAAGCTTGTCCGTGGCGGGCAGCGCCGCACCCAATTTCAGGAAACCTGCGAGCCGCTTTTCCTGACCTCCGGCTACGTCTATGACGAGGCCGCGCAGGCGGAGATGGCCTTCAAGGGCGAGCTGGATCGCTACATCTATTCCCGCTTCAAGAATCCGACCGTCGCCATGTTCGAGGAGCGGATGGCGCTGCTCGAAGGCGCCGAGGTCTGCCACGCGACGGCGACCGGGATGGCGGCCGTCTTCGGCGCGTTTGCCGGCTATTTGCGGGCCGGGGACCGGCTGGTCGTTTCGCGCGCCCTGTTCGGCGCCTGCCGTTACGTCGCCTGCGACGTCATGCCGCGTTACGGGGTTGAGGTCGCCGTCGTTGACGGCACCGACCTTGACCAGTGGAAGCGCGCCTTAAGCCAAAAGACGAAGCTGGTGTTTATCGAATCGCCCTCGAACCCGACACTCGAGATCATCGACATACCCGCCGTCGCCAAGCTCGCCCACAAGGCGGGGGCGAAGCTCATCGTCGACAACGTCTTCGCCACGCCGGTTTTGCAGTCGCCTTTCGAACTGGGCGCCGACATCGTCGTTTACTCGGCGACGAAACACATCGACGGGCAAGGCCGCTGCCTGGGTGGGGCCATCCTGTGCAGCGCCGAATTCTCGGAGGAAAACTATATGCGTTTCCTGCGAAACACCGGGCCGGCTTTAAGCCCATTCAACGCGTGGCTGTTGCTGAAGGGGCTCGAGACGCTGGTCCTCCGCGTCGAAAAACATTGCGAGAACGCGCGCAAGATCGCCGCCTTCCTGGAAAAGGAAAGGCGGGTGACGAAGCTCTGCTACCCGGGCTTTCCGAGCCACCCTCAGTACGCCCTCGCCAAGGCCCAGATGAAGGACGCCGGCAGCGTCATCTCTTTCGAGATCAATGGCGGCAAAAAGGAGGCTTTCCGTTTCCTCGACTCGCTGAAACTGATCGATATCTCGAACAACCTCGGGGATACGAAAAGCCTGATCACGCACCCGGCGACGACAACCCACCAGAACGTCGAAAAGGAGGAGCGCCTTCGCATGGGAATAGGCGAAAATCTGATCCGGATTTCCATCGGCCTAGAGGACCCGGAAGACCTTCAGGAAGACCTTGCCCAGGCGTTCGAGACCCTTTAG
- a CDS encoding radical SAM protein produces the protein MTHGLAGRFRLQFAPMHHSALACPSPALDPGKFRDPMVTADGKSRATVPFAGLKTLWINTGTLCNLTCAHCYIESSPKNDRLAYITASEVAVYLDEIAAGRLPTEEIAFTGGEPFLNPDLLEMLRGALGRGFRVLVLTNAMRPMRRHGEALLELKEIFGEKLAVRVSLDHYGKAPHDRERGENTWEKTLDGLVWLSRAGFNVGVAGRTCWGESEDEMREGYGRLFRERGVAVAARNPQALILFPEMDAALDVPEITETCWETLGIEATSVMCASSRMVAKRKGATRPVVLACTLIAYDPAFEMGETLEEAAAQVQLNHPHCARFCVLGGSSCSRGVA, from the coding sequence GTGACGCATGGCCTTGCGGGGCGCTTCCGGCTACAATTCGCGCCGATGCACCATTCCGCCCTTGCTTGTCCATCCCCCGCCCTCGATCCAGGCAAGTTCCGCGACCCAATGGTGACCGCGGACGGAAAGTCGCGGGCCACCGTGCCGTTCGCCGGCCTCAAGACGCTTTGGATCAACACCGGCACGCTTTGCAATCTCACCTGCGCGCATTGCTACATCGAATCGTCACCGAAGAACGACCGGCTGGCCTATATCACCGCTTCGGAAGTGGCGGTCTATCTTGATGAAATCGCGGCGGGGCGGCTGCCGACGGAAGAGATCGCCTTCACCGGCGGCGAGCCCTTCCTCAACCCTGACCTCCTTGAGATGCTTCGGGGCGCGCTTGGTCGCGGCTTCCGCGTCCTTGTTCTGACGAATGCGATGCGGCCCATGCGGCGCCACGGCGAGGCTTTGCTTGAACTGAAAGAAATCTTCGGGGAAAAGCTCGCGGTCCGGGTTTCGCTGGATCACTATGGGAAGGCGCCGCACGACAGGGAGCGCGGCGAAAACACATGGGAAAAAACACTCGACGGCCTCGTATGGCTTAGCCGGGCCGGCTTCAACGTCGGGGTCGCCGGCCGCACCTGCTGGGGCGAGAGCGAAGACGAAATGCGGGAAGGCTATGGCCGGCTTTTCCGCGAGCGCGGCGTTGCCGTCGCGGCACGGAATCCGCAAGCCCTGATTCTATTCCCCGAAATGGACGCGGCGCTGGACGTGCCGGAAATCACCGAAACTTGCTGGGAGACGTTGGGCATCGAGGCGACCTCGGTCATGTGCGCGTCCTCGCGCATGGTCGCCAAGCGCAAGGGCGCCACCCGTCCGGTCGTGCTGGCCTGCACGCTGATCGCCTACGATCCCGCCTTCGAGATGGGCGAAACGCTGGAAGAGGCGGCCGCCCAGGTTCAACTCAACCATCCGCATTGCGCGCGTTTTTGCGTGTTGGGCGGCAGCTCTTGCAGCCGGGGGGTCGCCTAA
- the argF gene encoding ornithine carbamoyltransferase: protein MSTPRHFLDLARLDSDTLRGILDRASAYKNGKQKPPSLAGKTLALVFEKPSTRTRISFEVGMYELGGASVVLNQVDSQLGRGETIADTARVLSRYVDAVMLRTSQEKKLLEMAEHADVPVINGLTDSSHPCQLMADIMTFEERRGPIKGRTVAWCGDGNNVARTWVQAAVRFGFELRLACPAPRRPAKALLEWAAAEGGRVALFDEAAAAAAGADAIVTDTWFSMGQPDDAKAHQLLAPYQVNAHLMKRAKADALFLHCLPAHRGEEVTADVLDGSQSVVWDEAENRLHAQKGILVWCLT from the coding sequence ATGAGCACGCCCAGGCACTTTCTCGATCTTGCCCGGCTCGATTCGGATACGCTGCGCGGCATCCTCGACCGCGCCAGCGCCTACAAGAACGGCAAGCAAAAACCGCCTTCCCTCGCCGGGAAAACGCTGGCGCTCGTCTTCGAGAAGCCTTCAACCCGGACGCGCATCTCCTTCGAGGTCGGCATGTACGAGCTCGGCGGCGCAAGCGTCGTGCTAAACCAGGTCGATTCGCAACTTGGCCGGGGCGAGACGATTGCCGACACGGCGCGCGTTCTGTCGCGCTACGTCGATGCGGTCATGCTGCGGACGTCGCAGGAGAAAAAACTGCTTGAAATGGCGGAGCACGCCGACGTCCCCGTCATCAACGGCCTGACGGATTCAAGCCATCCCTGCCAACTGATGGCGGACATCATGACCTTCGAGGAACGCCGCGGGCCGATCAAGGGCCGGACGGTCGCCTGGTGCGGGGACGGCAACAACGTCGCCCGCACCTGGGTCCAGGCGGCCGTGCGGTTCGGCTTCGAACTTCGGCTGGCCTGCCCGGCGCCGAGGCGGCCGGCCAAGGCGCTTCTGGAATGGGCGGCCGCCGAGGGGGGGCGCGTTGCGCTTTTCGATGAAGCGGCGGCGGCGGCGGCCGGCGCCGATGCCATCGTCACGGACACCTGGTTCTCGATGGGCCAGCCGGACGACGCGAAAGCGCACCAACTGCTTGCGCCCTACCAGGTGAATGCCCATCTGATGAAGAGGGCGAAAGCCGATGCGCTTTTTCTTCATTGCCTGCCCGCCCATCGCGGCGAAGAAGTAACGGCGGACGTGCTCGACGGCTCGCAATCGGTCGTCTGGGACGAGGCGGAAAACCGCCTTCACGCACAGAAGGGGATTTTGGTCTGGTGCCTAACATAG
- the apaG gene encoding Co2+/Mg2+ efflux protein ApaG produces the protein MYTETTRSIEVTVEPIYLEDQSDPESAHFVWAYRVRIKNRSSETVQLLNRYWRITDAQGRVQEVRGAGVVGEQPVLRPGETFEYTSGTPLRTSSGFMMGTYEMESENGEAFDITIPAFSLDSPHEKAPLH, from the coding sequence ATGTACACGGAGACCACCCGCTCGATCGAGGTAACGGTTGAGCCCATTTACCTCGAAGACCAGTCGGACCCGGAGTCCGCGCATTTCGTCTGGGCCTATCGCGTGCGGATCAAAAACCGCAGCAGCGAGACCGTCCAGTTGCTTAACCGTTACTGGCGGATCACGGACGCGCAGGGGCGTGTCCAGGAGGTGCGGGGCGCGGGCGTCGTCGGCGAACAGCCGGTCTTACGGCCAGGCGAGACCTTCGAATACACGAGCGGGACGCCGCTGCGCACATCCAGCGGGTTCATGATGGGGACCTATGAAATGGAATCGGAAAACGGCGAGGCCTTCGACATCACCATTCCGGCCTTCTCGCTGGACTCGCCCCATGAAAAAGCGCCCCTGCACTAG
- a CDS encoding ABC transporter permease produces MTPETHLSGPVNWLGLWTLCAREIQRFLKVYAQTILTPVVTALIFFAIFTLALGRVEETASGLPFARFLVPGLIMMAIIQNAFANTSSSLMIAKVQGNIVDTLMPPLSAGELTVGYAVGGVIRGLLVGGATAAALGPFVGLSIHNFFFPVFHAIAASLMLSLLGTVFGIWADKFDHIAAVTNFVVMPLAFLSGTFYSIERLPAAWRWLAEINPFFYAIDGFRYGLTGHADGSLPVGVAVLALTNLALLFLCYQMFRTGYKLKP; encoded by the coding sequence ATGACACCCGAGACCCATCTTTCCGGCCCGGTGAACTGGCTTGGCCTTTGGACGCTTTGCGCCCGGGAGATTCAGCGTTTCCTGAAGGTCTATGCGCAGACGATCCTGACGCCCGTGGTGACGGCGCTGATTTTTTTCGCGATCTTCACGCTGGCGCTGGGCCGGGTGGAAGAAACGGCGAGCGGCCTTCCCTTCGCCCGCTTCCTGGTCCCCGGCCTGATCATGATGGCAATCATCCAGAACGCGTTTGCGAACACGTCTTCCTCGCTGATGATCGCAAAGGTCCAGGGCAACATCGTGGATACCCTCATGCCGCCCTTAAGCGCGGGCGAACTCACGGTGGGCTATGCGGTGGGCGGCGTGATTCGAGGGCTCCTCGTCGGCGGCGCGACGGCGGCGGCGCTTGGCCCCTTCGTGGGGCTGTCGATACATAATTTTTTCTTCCCCGTTTTTCACGCCATCGCCGCCTCGCTCATGCTTTCCCTGCTCGGCACGGTGTTCGGCATCTGGGCGGACAAATTCGACCACATCGCGGCGGTGACGAATTTCGTCGTTATGCCGCTCGCCTTCCTTTCCGGCACCTTCTATTCGATCGAACGGCTGCCCGCCGCCTGGCGCTGGCTGGCCGAGATCAACCCCTTCTTCTATGCGATCGACGGCTTCCGCTATGGGCTAACCGGCCACGCCGACGGCTCGCTGCCCGTCGGGGTCGCGGTGTTGGCGTTGACCAATCTCGCGCTGCTTTTCCTCTGCTACCAGATGTTTCGGACGGGGTACAAACTGAAGCCCTGA
- a CDS encoding aspartate aminotransferase family protein: MIPAILPTYASADIAFERGEGVYLFATDGKRYLDFASGIGVDALGHAHPKLVRALCEQAAKLWHCGNLYRIPGQERLAEKLVAASFADTVFFCNSGAEAVECGIKMVRRHHFANGHPERYRILVFDDAFHGRTLATLAAGGQPKHVEGFGPLVEGFDRVPFANLNTLRAAIGPQTAAILAEPIQGEGGVRPWPVEDLRELRAIADEFGLLLFLDEVQSGMGRTGKLFAHEWAGISPDILATAKGLGGGFPVGACLATERAGAGMTVGSHGSTFGGNPLAMAAANVVLDELLASGFLPHVQRIGKTLLARLAELVRRNPKMFSDVRGKGLMIGLKVVPPCRDVVAALRREGLLTVAAGDNVVRLLPPLIIEEAHMEEALAILERIGRVAA, translated from the coding sequence GTGATTCCGGCAATCCTGCCCACCTACGCATCGGCCGATATCGCCTTCGAGCGGGGCGAGGGGGTCTATCTCTTTGCGACGGACGGCAAGCGTTACCTGGACTTCGCTTCCGGCATCGGGGTGGACGCGCTGGGCCACGCTCACCCGAAGCTCGTCCGAGCGCTTTGCGAGCAGGCGGCGAAGCTTTGGCATTGCGGGAACCTCTATCGGATTCCGGGCCAGGAACGGCTGGCGGAAAAGCTCGTCGCGGCGAGCTTTGCCGACACCGTCTTCTTCTGCAATTCCGGCGCGGAAGCCGTCGAATGCGGAATCAAGATGGTGCGGCGCCACCATTTCGCGAACGGCCATCCGGAACGCTACCGCATCCTGGTTTTCGACGACGCCTTCCACGGCCGGACGCTGGCGACGCTGGCCGCCGGCGGCCAGCCGAAACATGTCGAAGGCTTTGGCCCTCTCGTCGAGGGCTTCGATCGCGTGCCGTTCGCCAACCTGAACACGCTGCGGGCGGCGATCGGTCCGCAGACGGCCGCCATCCTCGCCGAACCCATCCAAGGCGAAGGCGGCGTACGACCCTGGCCGGTGGAGGATTTGCGGGAACTGCGCGCCATCGCCGACGAGTTCGGGCTCCTGCTTTTCCTCGACGAGGTACAGTCCGGCATGGGCCGGACGGGCAAGCTTTTCGCCCACGAATGGGCGGGGATTTCGCCCGATATCCTGGCCACCGCGAAAGGCCTGGGCGGCGGTTTTCCGGTCGGTGCCTGCCTGGCGACGGAACGCGCCGGCGCCGGCATGACGGTCGGAAGCCACGGCAGCACCTTCGGCGGCAACCCGCTGGCGATGGCAGCCGCCAATGTCGTCCTCGACGAATTGCTGGCGAGCGGCTTCCTTCCCCATGTCCAGCGGATCGGCAAGACGCTTCTTGCGCGCCTGGCTGAACTGGTCCGGCGGAATCCGAAGATGTTCTCAGACGTGCGCGGCAAGGGGCTGATGATCGGCCTCAAGGTAGTGCCGCCCTGCCGCGACGTCGTAGCGGCACTTCGGCGGGAGGGGCTGCTTACGGTCGCCGCCGGAGACAACGTCGTCCGACTGCTGCCGCCGCTGATCATCGAGGAGGCCCACATGGAGGAAGCGCTCGCCATCCTGGAGCGCATCGGCCGGGTGGCCGCATGA
- the accD gene encoding acetyl-CoA carboxylase, carboxyltransferase subunit beta, producing the protein MNWLRNFVRPKIQAFVRKKDMPENLWETCPECGQMLFRRELEANLRVCQECGFHMRLGPEMRLKMLFDQGAYKKIELPEAPADPLKFRDRRRYLDRLKDARSKTGAKDAVVVAHGRIGGVNTVVAAFNFDFLGGSMGAAVGEAILTAARLAVLQEAPLVIVPASGGARMQEGAISLMQMARTTVAVKEVKEAGLPYVVVLTNPTTGGVTASFAMLGDVTLAEPGAVIGFAGVRVIEVTIRESLPEEFQRSEYLLKHGMIDMVVPRSKLRDTLARILGILSNRGPAADIVPIAWTEVQPSPD; encoded by the coding sequence ATGAACTGGCTTCGTAATTTCGTGCGCCCGAAGATACAGGCCTTCGTTCGCAAAAAAGACATGCCGGAGAATCTTTGGGAGACGTGCCCGGAATGCGGGCAGATGCTTTTCCGCCGCGAACTGGAGGCAAATCTGCGGGTATGCCAGGAATGCGGTTTCCATATGCGGCTGGGGCCGGAGATGCGTCTCAAGATGCTGTTCGATCAGGGGGCGTACAAAAAGATCGAACTTCCGGAAGCGCCGGCGGACCCCCTCAAATTCCGAGACAGGCGGCGCTATTTGGATCGGCTGAAGGACGCCCGGAGCAAGACCGGCGCCAAGGATGCCGTCGTCGTCGCCCATGGCCGGATCGGCGGGGTCAACACCGTCGTCGCCGCCTTCAATTTTGATTTCCTGGGCGGCTCCATGGGCGCGGCCGTGGGCGAGGCGATCCTCACGGCAGCCCGGCTTGCCGTGCTGCAGGAAGCGCCGCTTGTCATCGTTCCCGCCTCCGGGGGGGCGCGGATGCAGGAAGGTGCGATTTCGCTCATGCAGATGGCGCGGACGACGGTTGCCGTCAAGGAAGTCAAGGAGGCGGGCCTGCCCTACGTCGTCGTTCTGACCAACCCGACGACGGGTGGGGTGACGGCTTCCTTCGCCATGCTGGGCGACGTGACGCTCGCCGAACCGGGCGCGGTCATCGGCTTTGCGGGGGTGCGCGTAATCGAGGTGACAATTCGCGAATCGCTTCCGGAGGAATTCCAGCGGTCGGAATACCTTCTCAAGCACGGCATGATCGATATGGTCGTGCCGCGAAGCAAGCTTCGCGACACGCTGGCGCGCATTCTCGGCATTCTGTCCAACCGTGGACCGGCGGCGGATATCGTTCCTATCGCGTGGACGGAAGTGCAGCCCTCTCCGGATTGA